In Sciurus carolinensis chromosome 17, mSciCar1.2, whole genome shotgun sequence, one genomic interval encodes:
- the Eif1b gene encoding eukaryotic translation initiation factor 1b, whose protein sequence is MSTIQNLQSFDPFADATKGDDLLPAGTEDYIHIRIQQRNGRKTLTTVQGIADDYDKKKLVKAFKKKFACNGTVIEHPEYGEVIQLQGDQRKNICQFLLEVGIVKEEQLKVHGF, encoded by the exons ATGTCCACTATCCAGAACCTCCAATCTTTCG ACCCCTTTGCTGATGCAACTAAGGGTGACGACTTACTCCCGGCAGGGACTGAGGATTACATTCATATAAGAATCCAGCAACGGAACGGCAGGAAGACACTGACTACAGTTCAGGGCATTGCAGATGATTATGACAAAAAGAAACTTGTGAAAGCTTTCAAAAAG AAATTTGCCTGTAATGGTACTGTGATTGAACATCCTGAATACGGCGAGGTTATTCAACTTCAAGGtgaccaaagaaaaaacatttgccAGTTTCTCTTGGAG gtTGGCATTGTCAAGGAGGAGCAGCTTAAGGTTCATGGATTCTAA